CTGAGCAGGGGTGTTGGGTGGTGACTGCCGGTGATGGCTTTGAGTCCTTGTCAAAAATAGCGTCTTTTAAACCGGATGTTATTTTCGTGGATATTATGATGCCACGCTTAGATGGCTATCAAACCTGTTCACTCATCAAGGCAAATCGCCAGTACCGTGATACCCCGGTTATTCTCTTGTCGAGCAAAGACAGCATTTTTGATATGGCGCGAGGGCGATTGGCGGGTTCTGATAAGTACCTAACCAAACCGTTCACCAAAGATGATTTGCTGGCAGCTATTTACACGCACGTCAAGTTACCGGAAGCATCCAAACCAGCGGTAACGCCAGCAGAAACGCCAGAACCTCCCTTCATTGATCTGATTGACGAGTAAGGGGAATGTTATGTCTGGGCTGCATGTACTGATCATCGACGATTCGTTGACTGAATCCCGTATTTTTACCGCATTGTTGGAAAAAAAAGGCTACCAAGTCAGTGTTGCCTGCAACGGTCAGGAAGGGATTGATGTTGCCAAAGCACGTCAGCCGGATGTGATCCTGATGGATGTGGTGATGCCCTTGCTGAATGGGTTTCAGGCCACGCGCGAATTAACCCGTTCCCCTGAAACGGCGCACATTCCTATTGTGGTATGCAGTTCCAAATCCACCGAAACCGATCGGGTATGGGCATTGCGGCAAGGGGCGAAAGCTTACTTGGTCAAGCCGGTCGAACCCAAAGTCTTGCTGGAAACCATTGCGCAGTTTGCAATTAAGGCTGGCAAACATGGCTAATCCTTACGAATTACTGGCGGGCTTGGCCTTATTGCGCGAAAAAAAACGCCGCTCACGCCAACATCACGCGCAAGAATTGCAGGAATGGTCGGGCTTTCAGGTGCACGTGGGTGATTTGTTGTGCCTGATTCCTTGTGATCAAGTCGAAGAGGTGGTGACTCCAGCCAGTGTTGCGGGCGTGCGGGGTGTGCCTGCGTGGGTTAATGGGGTGATTTATTGCCGTGCTCAACTGGTGACGCTGGTGGATGTGGCGGGTTTATTGCTGGGAAAAGAGCGCACGACCACCTTAGGGCGGGCGTTTGTGGTGCGGGGTTCGCAAGAGTGGTTCGGCTTACAAGCGGGTAATTTTGAAGGCGTGCGGCATATTTGGTCGGATACCCCGGTGTGTGATGCGCCGCCTGCGTTAGCGGCTGATTGGCTACGCTTTACGCGCCAATGGTTGCTGTTGGATGATCAGCCCGTCGCGGTGCTGGAGGCATTCAAATTGGTGGCCGCACTGGAAAGTGGGGAGATGCGCTAATGAGTCTGCTGGTTTACCAGATTATTATTGCGGTATTGCTGCTGCTATTGTTGGTGATGGGGGTGTTATTACTGCACTTAAAACGCCAAATGCATACGCAGTCAGCGGGTGAAGCTCGCCAGCAACAACAAGCGGTATTACGGTTGCTGGATGAAATGAGTTCACTGGCGGATGGTGATTTGACCATGCGGGCGACGGTGACGGAGGACGTGACCGGCGCTATTGCCGATGCGGTCAACTACGCGGTGGATGCATTGCAGGCGTTGGTATTGCGGGTGGATATGACTTCGCACCGTTTGACAGGCTTTGCAAAGGATGCCGATACGCGCATCAACAGTTTAGCAGGGGCAACGGCTCGCCAAGCGCAGGAAATTGGGGTTGTTACCGCCGCGATTGCGACCATGACGAAATCCATTCAAAAAGTATCGCGTAACGCATCCAGTTCCACCGACGTTGCCCGCAAATCCTTGGATATTTCCCAAGCAGGGGCGCATACCGTGCGTGCCACGATTGCGGATATGGGCGCGATTCGCGAAAAAATCCAAGCAACCTCCAAACGCCTGAAACGCTTGGGGGAAAGTTCGCAAGAAGTGGGCGACATTGTGCGCCTGATGAATGACATTGCGGAACAGACGAATATTCTGGCACTGAATGCGTCGATTCAAACCAGCTCCAGCCAAGCGATGAGCGGCAGCGCCCAAGGCAATGCGGGTTTTCGGCGCTTGGCGGATGAAATGCAGCAATTGGCGCAACAAGCGGGGGAGGCTTCCCGCAAGATTGATGTGCTGATTCGTACCATGCAAGCCGATACCAGCGAAGTAATGGCGTCGATGGAAGAAACCACGGCAAAAGTGGTGGACGGCGCTCGGAATGCCGAATTAGCCGGTGCTGCGCTCGATGAAGTGGAAGATGTTACCGTGGGTCTGGCACGTTTGATCGGTAATATCTCCGAGGCAGCAGGCAAACAGGCGAATATGGCGGGTCAAGTGGTGAATACCATGAGTGCGATTCAGGAAATCACCCAGCAAACCGCCCGTTACAGTGAAGAAACCAGAGATCTGGTCACGGATCTGAATGCGACAGCGGCTGATTTGCGCGGTGCTATCGCGGATTTCAATCTCGCCGAAGAAAAACAATAATGACAGGTGCAATATGATTTCGGATAAATCAAGTTTGGCAAGCCGTCTTGGGTGGATCATCAAAGACACGGAGCTGGCAATTGAGCAAGCACGGCAGTCCTTTGGGCGTTACACCGAGACGACGGACAAGAGTGAATTAAGTGCCAGCCGCGAAACTTGCCGCCACTTGAATGGGGTGTTAGAAATACTGGATGCCAGCGGTGTCTCCATGCTCAGCCGCGAACTCGTGCTGTTGCTGGATGCCCTGATTCAAGATCGGGTGGAAAACCTGCGTGCGGCGCAAGATGCGGTTGCCGAAGGTTTGCTGCAATTGTCGGAATACCTCAAACATTTGCAGGAAGGCTATGCCGACTTGCCGGTGATTGTGTTGCCAACGCTGAATAATTTACGCGCCTCTCGCGATGCGGAATTGTTGTCGGAGCATTTGATTTTCCTGCCAGAAGACGGTCATGCCAGTGATGCGGTGATTGGCACGAGTGAATACGTGGCATTGCCGCTGGAAAAATTACAGCAGGTCAGTACCAAATTACGCTTTTTCTTACAAAAAGCCTTGCTGGGCTGGTTTCGTCAGGAACAACCCGAACGCATGTTGCAGGCGGCGGGAAAAGTCACTGACAATATGATTAAGCTCAATCGCAGTCAGCGCTTGCGTTCGTTGTGGTGGATTGCCTCCGGTTTGACCGATGCGCTGGAACACGGGCGCTTGGAACAGGGCACTGCTGTCAAAATGTTGGTGGGGCGGCTGGAACGTGAAATCCGCCGCTTTGCCGAAATGGGTGAAGCCCGTTATGACCGCGTGCTTTCGGACGAATTCATTAAAAACCTGTTGTACTACATTGGGTTAGCCGAGCCTGGTGCCGCGATTGCCGATAAAGTCAAAGCGGCATACCACTTGGATTTGTATTTGCCACAAGGCGAAACCTTGGATGAATTGCGCCATTATTACACCACACCGGGGCGTGATATGTGGCGGGCGGTGGCTGCTTCTGTCACCGAAGAATTGCGTAACTTGCAAAGCATTCTCGATGCGATGCAAGACCAAGAACGTCAACCCGAATTGCTGGGTAAACTCGCGGATAAAACCGAAAATCTTGCCAGCACCTTGGCAATGTTGGGCTTGGGGCAAGCAGGCAACCTGACTTCTGGGTTAGCCACAGCGTTAAAAGAGCGTTTAGCCAGCGGCACGGCGCAAGATTTAGAAGCCATGTTGGGGATTAGTACTCACTACGCCCGTTTGGAAAAGGTTCTCAGCGAATACGCCGAAACCGGACACGATTTAACCGAAACCATTTTCAGCCCAGACAATGATACTCCCGACCCTTCGGATGAACGCAGCCTGTTGCGCTCAACGCTGACAGAATTGAGCCGTGCGCAAACCCGCATGGTGGCGTTCTACAAAGAAGGCTGGGCATTCGTGTGCTTGGAAGATGTGGCGACCTTGTTGGAAAACATCAGCGGCGCATTGACGATTGCGGGAACGAGCGAATTGTTACCGCTGGTGGATACGGCAGTGCGCTACGTGCGCGAAGATTTATTAGCACACCAGCGTCAGCCATCCTTGGATGAATTGTCGACGTTTGCGGACATTCTGACCCTGTTTGAAGCGTCAGTATCGGCACGGTTGCATCAGGAAGATTATTTGTCGTTGTTACCGACTGGGTTTGCCAAACTGCGAGAGTTGGATCATTCCAGCGATTTGAATCTGTTGAATGATGTGAATCTTGACGCGCTGGAAGCGGACGTTGAGGCAAAAAAAAAAGCGCAACAGCGCACACCATCGACTTTACTGCAACGCTTACGGATGCCGATCCAGCCGACATTAGTTCCCGCGTAGACGCTGAAACGGCGGTCACGTTACCGCCGCCGCCCGCACTCCCCGCCATGTCAGCGTTGCGGGAAGCGTTGGGGGAAGACATCTTCGAGATTTTCAGCGAAGAAGTGACCGAAATCAGTGAGAATCTGGAAACGCTTTACCCGCAATGGGACAAGGCGCGAACCAATCGCGAAGCTTTGGTGGAAATTCGCCGTGCTTTTCACACCCTGAAAGGCAGTGGGCGGATGGCGGGAGCATTTGCACTGGGTGATTTCGCGTGGATTCACGAAGATTTATTGAATCATGTCATGAGCGGGCAATTGAAAGCCGATGAGCGCGTTTCCGTGCAAATTGGCAAAGCGGTGCAGGAATTGCGGGCGCGACTCGATTTTTTCCTGAACGCCTCACAAAAAGATGCACGGGTTGAACGCATCATTGCTGAAGCCGAAACGGTCTTACTCCCACCGGAAGCCGCGCCACTGGAAACGTGGGATTTTTCCGCCGCAGAACCTATCGTAAAACCCGCGCCGTTGCCTGAACTGCTACCTGAACCTGTGCTTGATTTCATTAGTGATATTGAGCCGGAAAGCGTTCCTGCGCCCGAACCCGAATCAGTACTTGATTTCATTAGTGATATTGAGCCGGAAAGCGCTGGTGAGTTTGTGTTTGATTTCGTCACGGATAGTAAGCCGGAAAGTGTTCCTACACCTGCTTCCGAACCTGTATTTGATTTTGTGACGACGCTGGAACCAGCGCCAGAATCCGCACCGGAAGTCGATGATGCAGCGGAAGCCGATGCCGAATCGCGGATGATTTGGCAATTGTTCTGGGAAGAAGTCCCCGAACAGCTTCAGGCGCTCGACCGTAATCTGGAAAATTTGCGCGAATCCCCGGAAGAGCGCGACATTATCCGCGAACTCGAACGCGAATTTCACACCCTCAAAGGGGGCGCACGCATGGCGCAATTGGCTTCACTAGCCGATGTCAGCCATGACGCTGAAACCTTGTTAAGCCATTTGCACGGGGTTGGACGGGTGTCGGATGCGGATATTGAGCATTTGCAAGTGGCGGTTGATCGCTTGCACACCTTGACCGAAGCCTTGAATCAACCGAATGCACCCGTCAATACGCCGCCCATCAGCATGATACCGGCAACGCCAGTTGTGGCAGAACCGCCAAATCTCGCAGCAGTAGCGCCGCTTGTTGCACCAATGCCTGCGCCACTAGCGGATGCTTGGGTGCGGCAACGTACCGCACAGGCCGAATCCGGTAGTTTGCTGGAGCGTTTGTTGCAAGAACAAGCGGACAGTTTGCCCGATATTAGTGTGCTGGATAGCACTTCTCGCGCCACACCTGCCCCGGATGCGACCCCCTCCAGCAGCGCCAATATCAGTAACCCGCACGAAACCATCCGTTTGCCCGCTTTGTTTGTGGATAACCTGATCGACCGTGTGGTGGAACTCAATGTGCAACAAGTACACATGTCCGAACACCTCAGCAGCATGGGGATGGACGTGGATGAATTGGTACGCACCGTGGCACGTTTGCGTCAGCAAATCCGTACTTTGGAAGTGGAAAGCGAAGCCCGCATTCACGATGGGCGCAGCAAACGCTTGCAAGCCAGCAAAACGAGCGCCAATGCTAACGCTGCCGATTTTGACCCGCTGGAAATGGATCAATACGCCGAAGTCCAACGCATTTCGCGCTCTTTGGCAGAAAGCTTGAACGACCTAGTGAATTTGGAAGCGGATTTAGCCGCTCAAGTGCGCAAAGGTGAGCAATTATTGCAAGCCGATATGCGCACCACTCGCAAACTTCAGCGCGATTTGCTGGATACGCGCTTGGTGGCTGTCACCATGTTAGTGCCGCGCTTACGCCGTTTGACCCGGCAAGTGGCGAGTGAATTGGGCAAGCAAGTCGCGCTGGAAGTGCAAGGCGAAGACTGCGAACTCGACCGTAATTTGTTGCAAAACATGACAGCACCGCTGGAGCATTTGATCCGTAACGCCATTTCGCACGGTTTGGAAACCCCAGAAGAGCGCGAACAGGCGGGCAAAGCGCCTACCGGCAACATTACCTTGACCATTAGCCGCGATGACAATGAAATCGTGATCCGTTTCCGGGATGACGGGCGGGGTTTGAATCGTGAGCGTTTGCGGCAGCGTGCCATTGAAATGGGTTTGGTCGGCAAAGGGTTAGAATTACCCGAAGCGGAATTGGATCGGCTGATTTTGCGCCCCGGTTTTTCGACCGCCGAAACCATCAGCCAAATTTCAGGGCGTGGCATCGGCATGGATGTGGTGCATTCCGAACTCAAAGCCTTGGGCGGCAGTTTGCAAATCAGTTCGACGCCCGGTGAAGGCACCACGTTTGCGATGCATTTGCCGTTTACGTTGGTGGTGAACCCGGTGTTGTTGGTTGAAGTGCAAACCCAAGTGTATGCCTTGCCGATTACGGGAGTGCAAGGGCTGGCGCGTTTGTCTGGGCAACAGCTTCACGCCGCGCTGCAAGCGGATGCTGACAAACTGATGTTTGCGGGGGAAGCTTACGCTTTGCATCATTTGGCGGAGGTCTTGGGTGGGCAACGGGTGGAGCCGGTGTTCGCGGCCGATGAGCGTTTCCCGGTGGTGTTTATTCAGTGGCAGGGACGCGCTTTGGCGTGGATTATTGATCACATTCGCGGGCGGCGCGAAGTGGTGTTGCAACCTTTGGGAACCTTGTTCAAAAGTTGCCGTTTGTATTCGGCAGCGACGGTAGCACCGGATGGCAGCGTATACCTGGTGCCGGATATGGCAGAATTGGCACGCTTGGCGGAAACCGCTTCCGCTTTGCCGCCGGTACTTGCCGTTGAAGAAATGCCTGCACCGGCAGAACCCAGCGGGCCGCCACGGGTGT
The sequence above is drawn from the Thiothrix subterranea genome and encodes:
- a CDS encoding response regulator; translated protein: MPDTLNNTPERDLTGLKVVVVDDSKTILRTAEVLLTEQGCWVVTAGDGFESLSKIASFKPDVIFVDIMMPRLDGYQTCSLIKANRQYRDTPVILLSSKDSIFDMARGRLAGSDKYLTKPFTKDDLLAAIYTHVKLPEASKPAVTPAETPEPPFIDLIDE
- a CDS encoding response regulator: MSGLHVLIIDDSLTESRIFTALLEKKGYQVSVACNGQEGIDVAKARQPDVILMDVVMPLLNGFQATRELTRSPETAHIPIVVCSSKSTETDRVWALRQGAKAYLVKPVEPKVLLETIAQFAIKAGKHG
- a CDS encoding chemotaxis protein CheW, with translation MANPYELLAGLALLREKKRRSRQHHAQELQEWSGFQVHVGDLLCLIPCDQVEEVVTPASVAGVRGVPAWVNGVIYCRAQLVTLVDVAGLLLGKERTTTLGRAFVVRGSQEWFGLQAGNFEGVRHIWSDTPVCDAPPALAADWLRFTRQWLLLDDQPVAVLEAFKLVAALESGEMR
- a CDS encoding methyl-accepting chemotaxis protein codes for the protein MSLLVYQIIIAVLLLLLLVMGVLLLHLKRQMHTQSAGEARQQQQAVLRLLDEMSSLADGDLTMRATVTEDVTGAIADAVNYAVDALQALVLRVDMTSHRLTGFAKDADTRINSLAGATARQAQEIGVVTAAIATMTKSIQKVSRNASSSTDVARKSLDISQAGAHTVRATIADMGAIREKIQATSKRLKRLGESSQEVGDIVRLMNDIAEQTNILALNASIQTSSSQAMSGSAQGNAGFRRLADEMQQLAQQAGEASRKIDVLIRTMQADTSEVMASMEETTAKVVDGARNAELAGAALDEVEDVTVGLARLIGNISEAAGKQANMAGQVVNTMSAIQEITQQTARYSEETRDLVTDLNATAADLRGAIADFNLAEEKQ
- a CDS encoding hybrid sensor histidine kinase/response regulator — protein: MSALREALGEDIFEIFSEEVTEISENLETLYPQWDKARTNREALVEIRRAFHTLKGSGRMAGAFALGDFAWIHEDLLNHVMSGQLKADERVSVQIGKAVQELRARLDFFLNASQKDARVERIIAEAETVLLPPEAAPLETWDFSAAEPIVKPAPLPELLPEPVLDFISDIEPESVPAPEPESVLDFISDIEPESAGEFVFDFVTDSKPESVPTPASEPVFDFVTTLEPAPESAPEVDDAAEADAESRMIWQLFWEEVPEQLQALDRNLENLRESPEERDIIRELEREFHTLKGGARMAQLASLADVSHDAETLLSHLHGVGRVSDADIEHLQVAVDRLHTLTEALNQPNAPVNTPPISMIPATPVVAEPPNLAAVAPLVAPMPAPLADAWVRQRTAQAESGSLLERLLQEQADSLPDISVLDSTSRATPAPDATPSSSANISNPHETIRLPALFVDNLIDRVVELNVQQVHMSEHLSSMGMDVDELVRTVARLRQQIRTLEVESEARIHDGRSKRLQASKTSANANAADFDPLEMDQYAEVQRISRSLAESLNDLVNLEADLAAQVRKGEQLLQADMRTTRKLQRDLLDTRLVAVTMLVPRLRRLTRQVASELGKQVALEVQGEDCELDRNLLQNMTAPLEHLIRNAISHGLETPEEREQAGKAPTGNITLTISRDDNEIVIRFRDDGRGLNRERLRQRAIEMGLVGKGLELPEAELDRLILRPGFSTAETISQISGRGIGMDVVHSELKALGGSLQISSTPGEGTTFAMHLPFTLVVNPVLLVEVQTQVYALPITGVQGLARLSGQQLHAALQADADKLMFAGEAYALHHLAEVLGGQRVEPVFAADERFPVVFIQWQGRALAWIIDHIRGRREVVLQPLGTLFKSCRLYSAATVAPDGSVYLVPDMAELARLAETASALPPVLAVEEMPAPAEPSGPPRVLVVDDSITVRRVTEKFLNSREYTVLTAKDGMEALERIAEFQPNVVLLDIEMPRMDGFELLGHLRRDPQWARLPVIMISSRTAQKHREHAGSLGATGFLGKPYQNDVLLDALQEVLASGHEANNTHEWEDQPA